ATGCTAATCAACCTTGACAACGCCATTACCCTCAAGAAAAACTATCCAACAAAGTAAACATTAATAACACGGGCACATATATTTAAACAAGACTGATTCATTGAGTAAAGCCCTCACCGGATGACTTGTGCAACTGTGTTGGGGCCATACCACTCCCCGATCGGCTTGCCTTCATCCACCCCCAGCTGTGACATGATGTGGAGAGAGAAGGTGGCACACTTGTGGTCTTCAAACAAACTCAGTATCCTGAGGTAGGTCTCATCACTGGTGGATGACTCCCAGGTCCAGTCTCTCCCTTTCAAATGAATATCAAGACACAACAATAaatacattaacaataacaattcatGGAATCTATGGCAGTAGGCACAGCAATTAAATCAGGACatatatcagtatcataattatcacttacTTCACAATTACTAATTACATGAAAAGGGTTCATGGTGACAGTTtttgaaatagatataaatgGGTGTGAATAACTATTTTATCATCACCACAAAACACAATTCCTCCTTGCCTCTTGATTTAATCCTTTTCATTGGAACCCTCACCACTAATTATCAATCTTCTTCATAATTGCATTTGTCTGAATTTATTGGATcactgataatgacagtaattattgcAATGTACAATTAGTAATATAATCCCATCTATTATCAGTGCATAGGAAATATACTTTTATCCAATAAACATCAAGTCCTTGATGTACTatgtatcatttttcattttgattcagACAGAAATAGTActaaaaaataagacaaagcaATATTCACCaaaaccaacaaagaaaaaaaaaatgagatggaaaGAAATcccacaagaaaaatgagagaatagaaagaaaatatactggaaaagaaagaagcataaaaaagagagagaaaggagaagaatggaTAGAACttgatgaaagaaaaatgtagagaaacaaaacttaaaagccacaaacagaaaggaagaataagagaagagagagagacagcaagaagCTCAAGGGACAAAGAAGATACCTAAATGCCTCCGGATCAAGGCCTCCGCCAGCACCATCTGTCCGCAGCGCAGCATGCAGCCCCAACCCTTGTCAGAGGTGAAGTTTGAATCTCCAATTTGAGCAAAGTTCCGTCGATAAGTCATCCATAGCCGAGACTGCACATCGCTCCGCAGAGCTGCCAGATCTGAAatggaagataaataaatatattacaggaaaaaaaataaaaacaaaaaagtctaaaaatatttctttctttaaatatcGAACTAAGCTTATTTCAGACTGAAAAGGGTAAAGTAAAGAAACTGACACGCTATCATGTTGTAAAGCAATTTTCCAATGACATGTGAGCATGCATCTGCCACTATCGTACCTATGGGACTTCTCTTCTTACTAAAAGCTTCaagtaataaaattacaaaaagctTAGAGCAGCAGCTAAGCTCTGAGAATGTAATACACACCTGTCTGAGTAGAGTACTCCTTGCCTAACAACCAGACTGGCTCCTCGGTCTTTGGGAAATCCTCCGGCTCACTAAGAGCACCTTCATATGTCATACAAGCTGAAATCAAGCAAGATTTCTGTAAACAACAAACTTAAGAAATGAAAGTCAATAACCATTAAGTACAGGTAATCTTTGTTGAATAAAGTATTTCAAAAGCAATACAGCATCTGTCAAGGTAAGAACATCAAACAATGATAAACAATTAACGTCTATCAAAAACAGAAGCTTCCAAGCTTTAGTCTAGTAAAAAAAGGAACACATTTTGAAAACCTATGTCTTCacagattataaaaaatacacatcacTAAGTATAAAAACACTGCAATAACAAATGTCAaaagtcataaaaataataaacaataaataaatacataaaagtcATAAGTAAATAAAACCATTTGAGGGATAAACTTCTTACAGAAACCTGATCCAAGATATATACAGTACAAACATGCCCATCAAAGTTCAACAACCTACATGTTTGGACACTTTACAAAGCAAGGGATTTTGTGCACAACATCTTTACAGTACACTTATATAGAAGAGTAATAacgtttatttctcttttacttttttctgttgaCATACCTATCATCTTAGAAAGATTATGAAGCCACCCAAAAACAATACAAAGGTAAGGATCGAAGATGTGTAACACCAAGAGCAGGTATCTGCGCCAGCGATATGGTAGTTTAAGGGACCATCTGCCAATCATCATCtacaaaaaaagagatataggGAACATCATTCTAACTCTGCTCACCTAAGAACCCTCACTGGTGAATGTTTTAAGTGTGTAAGTATCtacatacagagatagataaaaagataggcaTATAGAAAGACGTTCATTTATCTTTTCCATCAGCGGTTACTTAACAGACAGAGGTCTGGAAACAGAATTAGCACTTTCAGCTCTGTAATCAAGTGTCTTCCTTGTAACCTATAAAAAGATATTCTATTCAAAACATAGATTCTTTCAAAAGGtgagaatagtaaaaaaagaaaaaaaaaatctaatacatGTAACCCCTATTATCCTATTTCTGCCCTGACCTTTTACATATTCACTGAAAAACAACAAATTAATTTCACAATTGCATACTGCATGAAAAAGCTTATTTTCAACCAAAGTACTGCATCTTGAAGAAAATGCAGTTTTAGTGGAACGTCTTGTGGTAGCTCTGTAAGTCATTCACACAATCAGCTCTCCTATTTGTCAAAGCAATGCACAGTAAACAATAACACAGTCATCTGCAGTTAGAACATACCTGATCTCATCTTGGAGTTCTATAATAGGAGAAAGATTCAGTAATGTCTTTTATAATCTTGATGGGTTAAATAAATACATCTCAATTTGCACAATACTTCCCACTGCATACAGATCCCACTCTATCAAACATAAACTACCATTCCTTTCTGATTTTGAAGGAAGATTTCATTCTTTAACCTTTCCAGAAGTACATTCTTAACTCTACATACTAATAATGAACACTccttaattattttctttgttcagaTTCTCTGAAAATTTTCCTTCAATTTCCTGATAAATGGCAGTGAAGTAACTTCCCTTCTGTCCATGTTCTGCTGCATTACTGAATAGTGATTCCTTATTAaacagttttacttttttttttcacttggaaGTAATTTACACTTTGACCCTAGATACCTTTTAACATAGACTTTCAATTAGTACCTAATTAGTAACTCTCTCACGgggtatatcattatatattttttttcttcttcttcttcttcttctttttatgtaaCAAACAATCATGATATTAGAATACTATAACTGATAAATTTCTCTTCTAAAATGGATTCTGTTCTGCCTTATCTGACAGAGGTCCACTGAAATCTTATCTTCTCCTGGAATGCTAGCTGAGTTGGGAGAAAAAAGACGATGAAGCCTACGTGAAATATACTTCCTGTAGCAACTGACGGATTTTTACATAGGCTTTTGtgatatttaacatataataagTCCTAATCCTATTTCATGGATCACACAACATTCAATTCATTTAAACTTAAGAAGAATAAAGGTATTAAAAGTAGATAATGTATTTATGAACTTGCATACCTAGTTTCGTTACCCCAAGAACGGTGCAATTCCCAAATCTTTCATCCCTGTGGTAGACAGTGAATGACACTTTCTTTTTTCACTCAAGATACAATATGCAAGGGAGGGGATTCTGATACACGATCCCTGCCTAGTGGAAAGTACCCCTAGGCAAACACGGCAATCGGTTAGCAGCAAATGCCTGGGATGCTGGAAGCTGGAAACATGACAGATTCTCCACAATGTGGTCAAAACAGTGGACTCAGTCGTCATACCAAAATGGTCTGCGCAACATGGTATAGGAGATGCCTAGCTTGTACAGAGTGGCGCATTGCGAATCCTTTGTAGGGTGAAAAAGTACACTGTAAGGCTCACCAGGGTTGCCAAATACCTTGGTCACTGGATACCCTGGCTCCCTGAGCTTATGCTTGAAATGCTGATTCTTAAACCTGATTTGCAAAGTAAAAATATCAACAGAGTAAGTCAATGACACCAACTACAAATTAATGTTTCCACTTCTTCATTGCTCCATTGGACAGTATGAGAAGTACACTTGCTCTCTAACGGTAAATCGTGGCATAAGGAAataggcaaatagataaataaatagacagacagattataAATATCTCTGAACCATAAACAtgaaatatattcacataatctATCAAGATTTCTTCACTGTAAAGCAATGACATAATCTGGCATAAGGCTTAACAAAGAACTCAACAGGAAAGCTTAACAGAAAAGTATATAATATtccctcattaaaaaaaacagaaaaccgtAAACAAAGAGAAGCTCAGCTGGCAACCTTCGCCTTTTCAACTAAACGATGAGGGAAATACAGCATATTGATGCATTTGTTGCAGAGTTCAGTTGAACGCATCTTCCCTCTGAGCCCAATGCCTCAGCTGCGAGGAACAGGTTTTCCTTAATCAGTGAAGGAAAAAATCAGGTTTTCCTTAATCAGTGAAGGAAAAATGTTGACCCCGCCTTCTATGGCGTGACTCACCTTATTTCCACACTCAAAGGCATAATTCTTCGCGGGGAAATAAGCTCACTCATCAAAATACCGGCCACGAGGTGAAATCCCCCGTGAAATCGCGAGGAAGTGGCCGCAAAGGCGCGAAATAAGAGGACATAAGACCAACCTGCAATAATGTCATCCATGGTCACTTGtcactgttttgttttgtgaCGTCACGGCCGCTTTCTGGTTCATTGCCGTTTCTGGGTCCTCCGAGCCTCCTCCCGTGCTTTGATAAATGCTCCTTTTCGTTATTTTGCAGTCAGATCATTCGGaggttaaaaggggtttttattactttccttttttttctcccattgtgAACGCGAAACCAGCTGATGGATGGGGTACATTTGAAAGACTTTGGGTCCAGATTCGTAGACTTTGTTAATAcgctgaaaaaataagaaattccaTCAGAAATAACACAGCTTTGGATGATGACTAACAATATCACGTGCATGTCTCCTAATAGCGAAGCAATAGATAGCAATAGCAACAATGTTTACATATT
This genomic interval from Penaeus monodon isolate SGIC_2016 chromosome 37, NSTDA_Pmon_1, whole genome shotgun sequence contains the following:
- the LOC119596341 gene encoding cysteine protease ATG4B-like isoform X1, encoding MRSTELCNKCINMLYFPHRLVEKAKMMIGRWSLKLPYRWRRYLLLVLHIFDPYLCIVFGWLHNLSKMIACMTYEGALSEPEDFPKTEEPVWLLGKEYSTQTDLAALRSDVQSRLWMTYRRNFAQIGDSNFTSDKGWGCMLRCGQMVLAEALIRRHLGRDWTWESSTSDETYLRILSLFEDHKCATFSLHIMSQLGVDEGKPIGEWYGPNTVAQVIRKLVIFDEWNNFSVNVALDNIVIMDEIKCSCQVEGERGWRPLLLFIPLRLGLSEMNPVYYSGIKKCFKMPQSLGLIGGKPNHASYFVGFVGDEVVYLDPHTTQEAGSVAKKATETEVETDKSYHCMYAQRMPFEHLDPSLALCFYCGTEKEYDDLCNRMRQELIDAEKTPLFELVPTRPDYMKDDSSLEGASGRCMELEDHHLESEDDEEFEVLQ